A genomic stretch from Dissulfurispira thermophila includes:
- the mfd gene encoding transcription-repair coupling factor → MPSVFHILKTNAEQLDRQLNNSKTKRIYNISIPHLAICLSFYKNPFIIIEDSDESALRLYNDLLFFSSLVTKKQQSEYPKSIATFGGGEIIYFPPSSSTNAIGERAKAIYKIASSQQTLSPPYVITSKDALMTGFHISDIENNVLTIAKGLEIKRESLQTWLTSHGYRNVSVVIEQGEYSRREWLFDIYPISENSPLRVEFFGDEIDLIRTFDIETQRSIKEINNIKIFPAEEGEPIHNLIHQFTPSPPHLFTTSPLHHSTHSHIHHVYISHLPFIGEGIDSGEMTISGMGILPEERKAINKIADAISKIDKQIVFVMSSNAQAERLKEIMHDEGVVMPIIEGHQLCSYEGRFCIVTGKLSCGINLPNILILTDKEIFGERPSYRPIRKSKASRVLISIDDLKIGDFVVHKDHGIGRFVNLQRQKIGVQKKSSDFLGQELEGKDDYEQDLITIEYANGKLYVPLHNINKIQKYSAMEGHTPSLDKLGGKTWQRTKQKVKKGIHEMAEKLLRLYAERKIIRGYKFSEDTPMHREFDDFFPYEETPDQIKSIEEIKKHLHSETPMDMLLCGDVGYGKTEIAMRAAFRAVYDGYQVAVLVPTTLLAEQHFRTFKARFSGFPIKIDCLSRFKSKADLKTSLTAISKGEIDIVIGTHILLNKDVQFHNLGLLIIDEEHRFGVAQKERLKDLKKGVDVLTLTATPIPRTLHMSLSGIREMCIIETPPEERLAVRSIVTTFNDMTIKEAIQRELQRQGQVFFVHNRIKDIEKIAAYIKKLIPDAKVAIAHGQMRELELEKIMLGFLNRETDVLVCTAIIGAGLDIVTANTIIINRADTFGLSDLYQLRGRVGRGNTQAYAYFLIPGEDVITDDAKKRLQSIQEMSYLGAGFRLAMRDLEIRGAGNLLGREQSGHIYRVGFDMYMEMLEKTVSELKGEEIKEEVDTQIKIRISAFIPDDYISDITLRLSIYRRISALKSLDELSRLRDEIIDRFGKPPEEVNNLLHIMKIKILSRLLYISSVSDLDGKYRFSFVSDTENKYKIPEDFFDRLLKILFEMQKKEKKIRFLPDGFELNMQDVLLNERIEKVEDMLQVLWTRLSK, encoded by the coding sequence ATGCCGAGTGTATTCCATATATTAAAAACCAATGCAGAACAATTAGACAGGCAATTGAATAATAGCAAGACAAAAAGGATTTACAATATTTCTATCCCCCATCTTGCAATATGCCTCTCATTCTATAAAAATCCATTCATCATAATTGAAGACTCTGATGAGTCTGCATTGAGGCTTTATAATGACCTTTTATTTTTCAGTTCGTTGGTCACCAAAAAGCAGCAATCGGAGTACCCAAAAAGCATTGCGACTTTTGGGGGTGGAGAAATCATTTATTTCCCGCCATCATCCAGCACAAATGCCATAGGAGAAAGGGCAAAGGCAATATATAAAATAGCCAGTAGTCAGCAAACGCTATCTCCGCCTTATGTAATCACATCCAAAGATGCCCTTATGACAGGTTTTCACATTTCTGATATAGAAAATAATGTCTTGACCATTGCAAAGGGATTAGAAATCAAAAGAGAAAGTCTTCAGACATGGCTTACATCACATGGTTACAGGAATGTAAGTGTTGTAATAGAACAAGGTGAATACAGTCGTAGAGAGTGGCTCTTTGACATCTATCCTATATCAGAAAACTCACCTTTGAGAGTAGAGTTTTTTGGCGATGAAATAGATCTGATAAGGACTTTTGACATCGAGACACAGCGATCAATAAAAGAGATAAATAACATAAAAATCTTTCCAGCAGAGGAAGGAGAACCAATACATAATTTGATTCACCAATTCACCCCTTCACCCCCTCACCTATTCACCACCTCACCGCTTCACCACTCCACACATTCACACATTCACCATGTCTATATCTCACATCTGCCATTTATTGGAGAAGGGATTGACTCAGGTGAAATGACAATAAGTGGAATGGGTATTCTTCCTGAAGAAAGAAAGGCTATAAACAAAATCGCAGATGCAATTTCAAAGATAGATAAACAGATAGTTTTTGTGATGTCATCAAATGCTCAGGCAGAGCGTCTTAAAGAAATCATGCATGACGAAGGTGTTGTGATGCCTATAATAGAAGGGCATCAACTATGTTCTTATGAAGGTAGGTTTTGCATTGTAACAGGCAAATTGTCTTGTGGCATAAATCTGCCTAATATCCTGATACTCACAGATAAAGAGATTTTCGGCGAAAGACCGTCTTACAGGCCTATTAGAAAATCAAAGGCATCGAGGGTGCTTATCAGCATTGATGATTTGAAGATAGGAGACTTTGTTGTGCATAAAGACCACGGCATTGGAAGATTTGTCAATTTGCAAAGACAAAAAATTGGGGTCCAAAAAAAATCGTCAGATTTTTTGGGGCAAGAGTTAGAGGGCAAAGATGACTATGAGCAGGATTTAATAACAATCGAATATGCAAATGGCAAATTATATGTTCCCTTACACAATATTAATAAAATACAAAAATACAGTGCTATGGAGGGACACACCCCAAGCCTTGATAAACTTGGTGGCAAGACATGGCAGAGGACAAAACAAAAAGTAAAAAAAGGCATTCATGAGATGGCAGAAAAACTCCTCAGACTATATGCTGAAAGAAAAATTATAAGAGGCTATAAATTCAGTGAGGATACGCCAATGCACAGGGAATTTGATGACTTCTTCCCATATGAAGAGACCCCTGATCAGATAAAATCCATAGAAGAAATTAAAAAACACCTCCATTCAGAAACACCAATGGATATGCTTCTGTGTGGAGATGTTGGTTATGGAAAGACAGAGATTGCAATGCGGGCTGCATTTAGGGCTGTATATGACGGGTATCAGGTGGCTGTGCTCGTGCCAACTACATTACTTGCAGAACAGCATTTCAGGACATTCAAGGCACGATTTTCTGGATTTCCCATCAAGATAGATTGTTTGAGTAGATTCAAGAGCAAAGCTGATCTAAAAACCTCTCTAACAGCAATCTCAAAAGGAGAAATAGACATAGTTATAGGAACACACATCCTTTTGAATAAAGATGTTCAGTTTCATAATCTTGGCCTTCTAATTATAGATGAAGAACACAGATTCGGGGTTGCCCAAAAGGAAAGATTAAAAGACCTCAAAAAAGGGGTCGATGTCCTTACACTTACAGCAACACCAATTCCGAGGACTCTGCACATGTCTCTATCAGGGATAAGAGAGATGTGCATCATAGAGACACCGCCAGAAGAGAGACTCGCTGTGAGAAGCATTGTTACAACATTCAATGACATGACAATAAAAGAAGCAATACAAAGGGAATTGCAAAGACAGGGACAGGTCTTTTTTGTTCACAATAGGATAAAAGATATAGAAAAAATAGCTGCATATATCAAAAAACTCATACCTGATGCAAAGGTGGCAATAGCTCATGGTCAGATGAGGGAATTAGAACTCGAAAAGATTATGCTCGGATTTCTGAATAGGGAAACAGATGTGTTAGTATGCACAGCAATAATTGGCGCAGGTCTTGATATTGTAACAGCTAACACGATCATCATCAACAGGGCAGATACCTTTGGATTGTCTGATCTTTATCAGTTAAGAGGAAGGGTGGGAAGAGGCAATACCCAGGCATATGCATATTTCTTGATACCCGGAGAAGATGTTATCACTGATGATGCAAAAAAAAGACTTCAGTCAATACAGGAGATGAGTTATTTAGGTGCAGGCTTTAGACTTGCAATGAGAGACCTCGAAATAAGAGGCGCAGGAAATCTCCTCGGCAGAGAACAGTCAGGACATATTTACAGGGTCGGGTTTGACATGTATATGGAGATGCTCGAAAAAACAGTCTCTGAACTCAAAGGAGAAGAAATAAAAGAGGAAGTAGATACACAGATAAAAATAAGGATCTCTGCCTTTATACCTGATGATTATATATCTGACATCACACTAAGGCTGAGTATTTATAGAAGAATATCAGCTCTGAAATCCCTCGATGAACTGTCAAGGTTAAGAGACGAAATTATTGACAGATTTGGCAAACCACCTGAAGAGGTGAATAATCTTTTGCATATTATGAAAATAAAGATACTGTCAAGGCTGTTATACATTTCATCAGTCTCTGATTTAGATGGTAAGTATAGATTTTCATTCGTCTCAGACACAGAAAATAAATACAAGATACCAGAAGATTTTTTTGATAGGCTATTGAAAATATTATTCGAGATGCAGAAGAAAGAGAAGAAAATTCGTTTTCTGCCTGATGGCTTTGAATTAAATATGCAAGATGTATTACTCAATGAAAGAATAGAAAAGGTTGAAGATATGCTTCAGGTGTTATGGACAAGATTGTCAAAATAA